CTGATACTCATTATAATCTCAATTTTTATTGAGAGAAAGAGCATCATACAAAAGGATCACCACTTTTAACTACCAAGGAGCAACTTTTGTAATTCATACTAAAACAACCAAAAGGCCCCAACGGCTAATAACACCAATATCGGATACCTATGGGTACATAAATTACTCCCTAACTTCAAAAACTACCACATGAATGACGGGTGGGTAGACCGGTGAACAACGAGTTTAATCGTTTGATTGTTGATAGATGTATGCAAATCCATGCAttcctcaacatcatcatcacatgCCAAAAGTACCCACTCTGAGTCATCATCTATATACTCAATTCTAATATTTCCCATATCATATATATTAAACCGTTTCGAAATCTCTCGATGCAAATCTCCAAAACCCCAATTTTTCGACATACGGAACCGAATTTTCTCATCACCGTAAGTAGCTTTTACTctaaaaattccttcatcattaATTGTTGGTGGGATAACTTCCACAAACCGCTGATCGTCAACTAGTTTGTCTTTTGGTGTTAACAACAAGTCGTTCATATTGTTGTATCTCTGTTTTTAcataataaaataaagaaaactaaTTTTAGTATATTTAAAATTATGTTATTGAAGTGTACTATGAATGAGAAACTGGCGTACCTGGTTTACGGGTAACTTTCTCTTTTGCGACCCGGGAACGTTTTCGGTATGCACAGGAAAGGCGTTTCCGGATGAACTACTTGAATCGCGGCTGCAAGAAGATGAAGAATTGGATGGTGTTTGGGATTTTTTTAAGTGATTGACCCGATTGTTGACTTTTGTTTTAGGAGTAGGTGAAATCGGGGAGTTTAGTTCCGGGAAATTGGTATAAAATGATCCGAGTTTGATCATCCCCTCAGCACCTTGAACGGAATCGATGACGAGTTGGAGCTTCTTTAAAGAATGGCTTACTTTCTTGATCTTTCGAGATGGCCATCTCATGATTCCGTGTTGTCTGCATATTCGTTTTAATGTAGTCGGGCACACTGAAAACAATGAGGAAAATTAGGGAATGATAAAACGGTTTTCATGTAGAAGTGTTTTTCagaataaaaaatgaaattatgAAAGTATCAAAGTATCTAACCTCCAATGCTTTTAGCAGCGTCCTTAAGACTCCCAGGAAAGTATTGTTGGAGATCTTGCAAACTTATGTTCCTCTCTGTCTTCACCCGATTTTTTATGCTCGACCGTTTTGATTGGCCTCTTAATCCGGTTCCAGTTCCCCACTCGAGAAAACTTTGATTTTCGAGTCCGTTATAAAATTGGTTTATCACTTGAAACTCCTCTTCGGGTTCTTCCTTGTGACACCCCATGGATAAAATGACCTTTTCGCCCCTCTCTCTGGCTTGAATCATATCCGCAATCCAAGATTCATCTCGGGTATTTGTTTCTTCTTGTGGTTCTTCCTTTTGACATCCCATGGACAAAATGACCGTTTCGCCCCTCTCCCGCGCTTCCACCATATCGGATATCCAAGATTCATCACGGGTATTCATGCCTTTCATTAGTTCTTCAGCGTTTATCAAATGCAAGCTCCAAGAAATTTGTTTTATCATCGTAATTATCGAGGTTCCGATCTGTTTTTGTTCATCATCTCGTTTGCAATCGCGGGGGAGAAAAAACTCGAGGATGAAATCGGTGGGTCCCGTGTAGGTGCTACGGAGACGTATTGCCATGGCAGCATTGAGGCCGTAATAAGAACTTATCGGATAATCAGTCCTACAAAAATCATTAATGTCAGTAAAGCAAGGTTGGTTTGTACCCAACGCTTTACCAGCAATACCTTCTCCTGATACAAGCTGCTGGCTGGAAGTCGCCtcaaagaaccctaaaatctccGGATCGTACACATACGAAGCGGATTCGATCACGGAAATGGGTCCGGATCTGCCTTCACATCGGCCCCATGTTTGAGCCAATGGCAAATTGAGAGTATTGCATGTGCTTCTCAAAACATCTTGAATCTCCGAAAGTACAGCATCGTATGGTTCACTGAAATCCTGATAAACAGAAACATACACGAGATATTATTAGAAAAGGGTTAAATTCAATGTACTTTCTTTGATGAGTTTCGTAATGTATTGCTACCTTTTGCTTTGGATGGATCAAGAACTCCGAACTCCTTAGATCAACAGCCTGCAAGCAAAATTTGATTCAGAAAAGCTTGAACCAAGAAGTCAActcatttaacaaaaaaaaaaaaaaaaaaaaaaaaaaaaaagcttttcACTGATGCCTTGATGAAAGGGTGTTCTGAGTCAtagaaagtaaaaaaaatatgatGTAAATGAACTAAACCTAAGACGATGGAGCCAGAAACACAGAAACCTGTACAGAAAAGAAGATAGAAAGAGACCTCAAGAGCTTTACAGATGTTTTCGAGTTCATCCCGGAGGTTGATTTTTCGGGAAGTAGTCACCACCTCAACAACACCCAAGCAAGTTCCACCATCTAATTCAAAGACAGGGAGGTTGAGACACCCACAAAGGTTGAGTTTTTGAGCATAAATCACACGTGGGTCATCCCCTTCTGCAACAAATCGAAGATCTGGAGTGCATGTGGGAAACTTCTTCATGAAAACATGGCTAGGGAAACCGATCATATCATTAGAATCATACTCAGCTGCAAATCGATAGTTCTTGGAAACCTCTCGATAGTTTGAGAGGTTTGTGTTATCTGAGTTAAATATGAATGATTTGTTCTCTGTGGTTAGGACTCGTTTGCCATGGCTAGTTACTGGCAGCCATAGTTGAACAAGAAGATCTGTGTCCATTATGCATTTTTCGTTCAGATAGTCAAAGGCTTGAATCAATCGATCATCAAAGAACTCGTGACAATCATCAAGAGGGTTCATATCTGTTTCCTCTGGGGAAACGATTGGATCAAAACATCCCATGAATACGTCTGTGGAACTAAAGTAAGAAGGTGAAAAATCCAAAAGGGTTGAACAAGACAGATCAGAGCAATCAAAATCGGATCCAAACATCGTGGTATGATCGTCCATAAAGAAATTTCTTTCTTCTTCAAGTCAAATTTCTGTAACAACTAATTTGGTTGTAAAAGCAAGGGAAAAAAAGATGATTTGGGGTTCTAGGCTTTCAGCAGCtgaaaaaaaaaaggattttagGGATCGGAGCGAAGGAGGTTGACGTATATGTAAAACAAAAATAGCAATTTCCAGGAATTCTTATCGTCTTTCTTCAAAAACCAGATGTGTCCGTGTCTCACAAACATTATGCTTTCGGAAGAACTGCATATTTACAAGCGCACCTCAGCAAGAATTCCAAGCATCAacgaaaaatcaaacaaaaaaccacAACTTCATTGAGACTACACAATATATCGGATAAAGATGAAAAGCAAAAGTGGAAACTCACCTGAGAATTGAGTGAAGGAGGATGACTCAGAAAGATGAATTGAATCAGATAGACTTTCAATATCAGAAAGTGAGATCCGAGCAGACACTGATCCTGAAATAGGTTGGACATACACAAGTTTCCGCTTCTGCTGCTCTTTTATAGAGGAAGGCAAGGATTGCAAGCGGACCCACAGATGACGTAAGATCATAAAATACACACTAATATATCCGTGCACCACTGCCATTCAACAATACCGGACAGTTTAGAAATTGCTTCTTTGATAAAATTTCACAAGTGGTCCTTATAGTTTTAAAATTATccccaaaacattttttttaa
The genomic region above belongs to Lactuca sativa cultivar Salinas chromosome 4, Lsat_Salinas_v11, whole genome shotgun sequence and contains:
- the LOC111899667 gene encoding protein NLP1; protein product: MDDHTTMFGSDFDCSDLSCSTLLDFSPSYFSSTDVFMGCFDPIVSPEETDMNPLDDCHEFFDDRLIQAFDYLNEKCIMDTDLLVQLWLPVTSHGKRVLTTENKSFIFNSDNTNLSNYREVSKNYRFAAEYDSNDMIGFPSHVFMKKFPTCTPDLRFVAEGDDPRVIYAQKLNLCGCLNLPVFELDGGTCLGVVEVVTTSRKINLRDELENICKALEAVDLRSSEFLIHPKQKDFSEPYDAVLSEIQDVLRSTCNTLNLPLAQTWGRCEGRSGPISVIESASYVYDPEILGFFEATSSQQLVSGEGIAGKALGTNQPCFTDINDFCRTDYPISSYYGLNAAMAIRLRSTYTGPTDFILEFFLPRDCKRDDEQKQIGTSIITMIKQISWSLHLINAEELMKGMNTRDESWISDMVEARERGETVILSMGCQKEEPQEETNTRDESWIADMIQARERGEKVILSMGCHKEEPEEEFQVINQFYNGLENQSFLEWGTGTGLRGQSKRSSIKNRVKTERNISLQDLQQYFPGSLKDAAKSIGVCPTTLKRICRQHGIMRWPSRKIKKVSHSLKKLQLVIDSVQGAEGMIKLGSFYTNFPELNSPISPTPKTKVNNRVNHLKKSQTPSNSSSSCSRDSSSSSGNAFPVHTENVPGSQKRKLPVNQRYNNMNDLLLTPKDKLVDDQRFVEVIPPTINDEGIFRVKATYGDEKIRFRMSKNWGFGDLHREISKRFNIYDMGNIRIEYIDDDSEWVLLACDDDVEECMDLHTSINNQTIKLVVHRSTHPSFMW